CGGCTAGACCCAGAAACTCCTTGGGATCCGGTATGGGAAACAGGTTGTAATAGGACAGaaattttgacattatttaagctaagtaaaataaaaacaattgcaACACGTGCCGACTAGTGACGATAAATGTCGAAGTGTATCGACGCTATCGATGGTTTGGCAAAAAAGCCGCAAATACATCGACAACGTTCTAGGGTAGCACTCTGGGTCATTCGATAGGTAGAGAAGAGAATAATACATTgttgttaaacattttttaggaaGAACAATATGCATGCCAGTAATACCCCACGTGAACCCCATATCTCTTAACTACTAGTGTAAACATGCTTAAAAATACCAACAGAAAAAGGGCTGCCGGACAGCTTAAAAAATACGAGCACTGAGGGTTGCCGGACTCGCCACGTGCTATCGATAAGAAGAAGAGCCAGAAATGGGTGGAAAGACAAAACAAGCGCCGCGCACCAAAAATAATGCAAAGGTAAGACGTAATTAGTCATAATTATGGTGCTTACTCATATAATCATCTCCCCACCACCTAGCCCTCAAGCAGCAGCCGCACTGCCGAACTGCTGGGCAGTTCCACGCCTATTTTTGTGGGCTTCTCGGCGCAGACGGATGGCGGTGGCCTAGTGCCGTTTGCTCCGGGATTCGCCAGTGCCGAACAAATGCCAGACAGCTTCGAGGCAACGATCAGTCCACAGACGCAGATAATCCTGCGCAAGCTGTCCAAGAAGGACCCCATGACCAAGAAAAAGGCTCTGCAGGAGCTGCACGATATGATCGAACAGTCTGACTTGGAGGCCCTTAAGAACATCCTCCCGTTGTGGCCCAAGTACTACCTGAACCTGGCCAGCGATCCGGAGCACAATGTTCGGGAGCTGACGCAGACGGTGCTGCAGTTGCTCATGGCCAAGTGCAAGAAGGCGATGGCCCCGTACCTAAAGTTGCTCGTTCCCGTTTGGCTCGGCAGCCGTTTCGATACCTACGCTCCTGCCGCCAGCATCGCGGGCCAATCCTTTCGAGACACTTTCGCGGGAAACTCAAACCGCACAAAAGAAGTGTGTCTGCATTGTCAGGTGGAGATCCTCGAGTACGCTACCCGCAACCTGACCTTCCACACAGCCGCCACTCTCTCTATCGGAAAAAGTCTTACTGCGGAGGATGCGGAACAGAAGTACCAGCGCGTGATTATCAGCAGCCTGAAGTTGTTGTCTTTCTTCATTGAGCAAACGTCGCAGACTAGGGAGCTCACCCAGGTCAAGGAGGGGCTCGTCAGTCTGGTGACGCACCAGAAGTTTTGGAGCTTTGCCAAGCACAAAGTGCCGCCCATAAAGTAAGTATCctgaaaagtaaaaaataaaaacctttcctctttaaaaaaagtaattttgaTCTTAAAGGTCCGCTTGGTTTGAGTGCATCTATCACATCCTGCAAACGGTTGCCCTTTTGGAAGTAATCACGCCTCAAAAGGCGCAGTTGACCACCCTTTGTTTTCAGTTTATAGACGATGCTGATCCGGTAGTGGCTCCCCACATATGGGGATGTGTTTTGCTCCTACAAAGCAACTACGAAGATTGGTAAGCTATTAGCTCTTAAATGTTACCCTTCGGCTTTTACTACAATTACTTTGCAGGTTTGTTCCGCTCAACATTCGAAAGGCTCTCCTGCCTAAATTTTCCTCCCTTCTTCGAAATGGTTTCAATCGGAACGCTCAGGCCATCTGTCCGAATCTACTACCATTTCTGTCTAAAATTACCCCGGCCTCTCTCCAAGATTTCGATATCTACGATTTCTACCAACGATTCTTTGACGACATGAAACTGGCAGTCACGGAAAAATTCGATCCCCCACTCCCCAAATCCGATTGTACTGTGATCCACAATGCCTATTTTGAGTGTCTACGTTTTCTGCTGCAACAgattaacaacaacaaagagCGAGAGCAGAAGGATGAGGAATTTGCAACAAGCTTACTTCAAAACAACGTACTGGAACCTATTGGCTGGTTGCTGAAAAGCGAAAGTGCGCATGTGAAGATCTTCTTCCAGCACAGTTCAGCACTGGTGGCCTTTTGGGATCGGCAGATTAACAATAGATTGGATAATGGTGGACTCTATGCCAAGTTGCTGAACCAGTTTTGGACACGTATTTTCGAGCTGGTCACCCAAGATCTGGCTGCCGAGGAGGTGAACGAGCAGCTGCTCTCACATGTCCTGCTTTTAGTTCAGGATCTGCATGTGGCGAACCCGAGTCTGGACACCCCGAGTGTAAAGTTTGCGGAGGTACAAGATGGAAAGGTGGAGAAAAGCGAACCTTCCACGCCAGTCAAAAAAGCTCAAGAAGCCGCAGCCTTTATACAGAAGGAACTAAAACATTTGGTTGTGAAGTTGGTGAGAATCTGCCTTGATAAGGCTAAGAACAGTAAGAGTGGTAGTTCATCCTCGCGTTACATTGAGCAAATTCGAACCCTTACCAAAATGTTTACCGATGCCGAATTCTACAAGAGCCTAACTGATGTCGGTGACCTGGAGGGATCACtcaataaatttgtttcattGCTGGGACAACTTGATAATGATTCTTGCGAATTTGTGGTTGAGATCGTATTTGAGATTTTGCCGTTGGTAGGGTCGGATAAACGATTTgaatatattgaaaaaacgCTTATGAAGGTAAATATTGATAAGAAAAAAGTAAatccattctaaattgaatttcccCTACAGCTACCACAACATCGAGTGCAAAACCTTTTACTCCACCGTCTACTATCTTATCCGCTGTGTACTGAGCCAGCCGTGAGACAAATGCTAAGTGGTTCGGAAGTTTGTGCCGTGATTGCTCGGATAGCAGGGGAAGTTGTCGTGGACAATGATCGGGAGAAGCTGAACTTGCTTCACAAGTGTTTCTTTCAAACGGACACGGGAGACATACTCATTAATGCTGAAACTGTGGATAAAATATTGCTGGCCATGAGCGGGCCCCTCGAGCAGCCTGTTGTCGACGACATGGTGGAAGTGTGTGGGAGCTTTATTGCCCAGGTCATGCCTGTGATTTGCAGCAACGACAACTCTTCGTTGCACGTGCGCCAACAGATCTTCCTTAAACTGTTCAAATTTAGTTTTGAGCATCGACCGGAAGATTATTTGTCAGAGGATACTCTGTGGGAAATTACCACCTGCTGGCAGGATGCACTTTCAAGTAAAGACATTGAGATAAGTGATGACATGTTAAAGGCTTGTGCGGAGATTGTTGAGAATTTGGCAAATTCAGTAGAATTGAAAGCGGATAATCTAGACGGAATGGCAGAGGCAATGGCCAAGTTTGTCATTTGCTCCACGGAAAATATTGAGGACGAAAAGAAACGCTTGGAACGAATTGACACAACAATAGCGTCTCTACTGGAATCCCCCctaaaaacaattgaaaagaTTCAGAAGTTTGAAAACCATTGCGTGCTTATAAAAGCCCTCCAAGGATCTGTCAGTGCGGGAGTTCCATTCGAAAGTGCTTCATTGGCCAAGAATAATATATTACCATTACTTCAACGTTCTACCCTTAACTTTTCAACCATCTACAAACTTGTCTATCAAAACCCTCCAACCCAAGACACAAACGATCCTGAAGACGAGTTGACCGAGGACTACTGTGATCCAAACGCTGATGTGCTCAAGAACTGGAGCGAGCCCTTAATTGCTGAACTTCTTCAGTGTATTCATGTAGCAGGAACGGCAGAGACCTGGTTGGAAGTTTCACAGTTGCAATCGTCTTCGGAGGAACTAGTGCTGATCCTGTCGGAGAAGGTTCAAAGCTTCATGGGCAACACCAGCGATCTGGTTGGAATAGTCAAAGAACGTCTTCAGCAGGATGCAGTGCACCGGACTAGTGTGATAGGATGTCGTCTTCTGTGCtactttacattttgtgcTCAGTACGCGGCGTTCGAAGAAAGTGCCTCCATTTTGCTACACGAGGATCTCTCCGAATCTTTGGTATCGCAGGGAGCTCTCAATACCTATGTGATGGCAGTGCAggtaaaaatgttaaaatgaaACCTAGATCGTTATTTAACCCTCTTTGGTTTGCAGTTTCTTCTGCCTAAGCTTTCTCAAAAGGCAATCACTCTGAATTCGGCCATAATGAGAACAGAACCACCTGAGATTTGGATAAAGGCATCCGTTTTCCATGCCCTActattgaacaatttcgaaGCCGAGGTGAATGAACAAACAGATcgtaatattattatttcagcCGTGCAGTTTTTGACCAGCATAGGGGAGAAGCAAGCCATCCAAAAGGATTTACTTCATTACAATGTGTAAGACATACATACTTCTTGATATTTGTAGTTCCGCTCTAATTTAAAAGCgcacaaaatgttttttaggGAGATACACAAACAACCCTATGAATCTGTTATAAATACAGTGGAGTTTATCAAGCTTCTAACCCAAGTTTTGAATCGATTTCCTTACGAGCTGAGCATAAAGAACTGGGATGCTATTCGCATTGGTCTCAGTTCCTGGATTCTATCTGTTTCTAAGTCCATAGCTCACTTTCATGATCCAAAGGTTGGTATTGCGAGAAGTTTTTATACttggaatttattaaaaagtgtattttgAAATTGCAGACTTCTCTGTTCGTTGTGTCTGTTTATCAGCTGTTTGCCTCGTTGATTGAATTTATACGCTCTGAGAAGCAGAAGAGTTCAACGGAACTACTCAAAAACATGATCGACGAATGGGACTCTCTGTTTGCTAAGGAAGTCAATGTAGTGCTCTTCAAGTCATTTTATCAGTTGACCCACGAAACGAGTGTTGAGCCCGGATTTCAGGCGTGTTATGAAGCCATGCTGGAACGCCTTACGCCGACCCTAGAGCTCCTTGATTACAGTTTTGTTTATTCGGTAAGTGTAGaggaaattgaaatgtttcTTTTGCACTGTTATGCCAAATTACTTGGAGCTTCTAAAACACAGTAAAACTTTTAACGTTTCAGTTCTGCAAGTCGAATAGCAACATTAGTTTGGACCACCTGTGTAATTTCCTGTTCAAGCAGCTCTACAATTCCCAGCACTCGATTCGATTAAGTGCCGTAAACTCCCTCCGCCAATTAACGCCACACTTTGTGGCCGACGACATCGAGTTAAATGAGAAGCAGAGCGAGAGCCTTGGCGCCACAAGCACGATCTCCAAATGGCACTTCCTCAATCGTTTCGAGGACTACCTGACTCGCTACGATACCCTAATACAAAAATACCTGGAAGAGTTCACATTCAAGCTGGCAGAGCTGGAAGACCTGGAACCGATTGACAGACATGATGCACTAAGTTACCTTTTTTTATGGGATTGTATTATCAATGCCTGTGCCAAATCTCCGGTTGCATTGCGAGCTGTCTACACCAATTGGCTGAACGATAACAAATATGAAGAGGTTGGGAAACAATACATACAATTTACTTTGGATTTCGTGTTTGCACTTAAAATTTTCTCGTATACGTTACAGAATTTTCTACATTTCCTCTTCCGCGCAATGCCAGTGGACATACTCAAAAATCACGGCGCCAAGGTGCATAGCAACGGCGTGTACAAGGAGCTCACTTGGGCTCAGCTGAAGGGTAAGCTGAACCTTAGTTAATAATTGTTTCCTCCGACAAATCGGTATTAAGCACGTCGGGTAAATAGTCCTCCCCATATCCATAATCATATTCGGCGGCTCCATGCTCAACATCCTCCATCATTTCCTCAGCATCTGGTTCGTCGGAGACAGAAATGAAATCCGACAACGGCACAAACTGCTCGGGATCGTTCTCTGCCATCATTTGTCGTTGGACAGGTATTTGTTGGGGCGCTAAGTAAATGTTCAAGTTTGAGATGAATTTGTTGATCCAAACGGTCAGGTTGTTGGCCAATATTCGCTGATACTCCCGTAGGTTACTGGTCGTGTAGAACTCTTGATCTGTAAAAGGTTTGTTTAAAGGTTAAATTAAAGGCAAATCTGCCAGCTGACTTTGTGAGCACTCACCTGTAAACTCTCGAAGTCTCTCAAGAATCACACAACACAAAGGAGAGTTTTCGTCTACAATGAATTGATCATTGAGAAGAAAG
This window of the Drosophila biarmipes strain raj3 chromosome 3L, RU_DBia_V1.1, whole genome shotgun sequence genome carries:
- the LOC108030828 gene encoding E3 ubiquitin-protein ligase listerin; its protein translation is MGGKTKQAPRTKNNAKPSSSSRTAELLGSSTPIFVGFSAQTDGGGLVPFAPGFASAEQMPDSFEATISPQTQIILRKLSKKDPMTKKKALQELHDMIEQSDLEALKNILPLWPKYYLNLASDPEHNVRELTQTVLQLLMAKCKKAMAPYLKLLVPVWLGSRFDTYAPAASIAGQSFRDTFAGNSNRTKEVCLHCQVEILEYATRNLTFHTAATLSIGKSLTAEDAEQKYQRVIISSLKLLSFFIEQTSQTRELTQVKEGLVSLVTHQKFWSFAKHKVPPIKSAWFECIYHILQTVALLEVITPQKAQLTTLCFQFIDDADPVVAPHIWGCVLLLQSNYEDWFVPLNIRKALLPKFSSLLRNGFNRNAQAICPNLLPFLSKITPASLQDFDIYDFYQRFFDDMKLAVTEKFDPPLPKSDCTVIHNAYFECLRFLLQQINNNKEREQKDEEFATSLLQNNVLEPIGWLLKSESAHVKIFFQHSSALVAFWDRQINNRLDNGGLYAKLLNQFWTRIFELVTQDLAAEEVNEQLLSHVLLLVQDLHVANPSLDTPSVKFAEVQDGKVEKSEPSTPVKKAQEAAAFIQKELKHLVVKLVRICLDKAKNSKSGSSSSRYIEQIRTLTKMFTDAEFYKSLTDVGDLEGSLNKFVSLLGQLDNDSCEFVVEIVFEILPLVGSDKRFEYIEKTLMKLPQHRVQNLLLHRLLSYPLCTEPAVRQMLSGSEVCAVIARIAGEVVVDNDREKLNLLHKCFFQTDTGDILINAETVDKILLAMSGPLEQPVVDDMVEVCGSFIAQVMPVICSNDNSSLHVRQQIFLKLFKFSFEHRPEDYLSEDTLWEITTCWQDALSSKDIEISDDMLKACAEIVENLANSVELKADNLDGMAEAMAKFVICSTENIEDEKKRLERIDTTIASLLESPLKTIEKIQKFENHCVLIKALQGSVSAGVPFESASLAKNNILPLLQRSTLNFSTIYKLVYQNPPTQDTNDPEDELTEDYCDPNADVLKNWSEPLIAELLQCIHVAGTAETWLEVSQLQSSSEELVLILSEKVQSFMGNTSDLVGIVKERLQQDAVHRTSVIGCRLLCYFTFCAQYAAFEESASILLHEDLSESLVSQGALNTYVMAVQFLLPKLSQKAITLNSAIMRTEPPEIWIKASVFHALLLNNFEAEVNEQTDRNIIISAVQFLTSIGEKQAIQKDLLHYNVEIHKQPYESVINTVEFIKLLTQVLNRFPYELSIKNWDAIRIGLSSWILSVSKSIAHFHDPKTSLFVVSVYQLFASLIEFIRSEKQKSSTELLKNMIDEWDSLFAKEVNVVLFKSFYQLTHETSVEPGFQACYEAMLERLTPTLELLDYSFVYSFCKSNSNISLDHLCNFLFKQLYNSQHSIRLSAVNSLRQLTPHFVADDIELNEKQSESLGATSTISKWHFLNRFEDYLTRYDTLIQKYLEEFTFKLAELEDLEPIDRHDALSYLFLWDCIINACAKSPVALRAVYTNWLNDNKYEENFLHFLFRAMPVDILKNHGAKVHSNGVYKELTWAQLKDRKLPLERYVCHLYTEVLRKLPAVVRRWWNTSQSRQKNFVDNLTTNYVSSLICSEELKAIANRKEKHENMQVTVHSSTREVLAVYAIDEARMELVITLAPNYPLGAVKVECGKQIGGRASSRNVGMQLTIFLTHQNGTIYDGLSMWKNNLDKKFEGVEECYVCYTVIHQDTCQLPKLTCKTCKKKFHGPCLYKWFTTSSKSTCPICRNVF